Proteins from one Clostridium cellulovorans 743B genomic window:
- a CDS encoding YsnF/AvaK domain-containing protein — MSIFGGIFGDSDDDNIKKTTDDAKLQLRKEELNVEKSKIQKGEVEFGKEIIEEHKELDIPVSREEVVIERRSLDNESTDSPIANEETIRIPVTEEKVNVGKRTVITGEVSAHKRTLEETEHINETVRREEARVNTIGDADIIDTDNNEY, encoded by the coding sequence ATGAGTATATTCGGAGGAATTTTTGGTGACAGTGATGATGATAATATAAAAAAAACTACTGATGATGCAAAACTTCAACTACGTAAAGAAGAACTTAATGTGGAAAAAAGTAAAATTCAAAAGGGCGAAGTAGAGTTTGGTAAAGAGATTATTGAAGAGCATAAAGAATTAGATATCCCTGTATCTCGTGAAGAAGTAGTAATAGAAAGAAGATCTTTAGATAATGAGTCAACTGATTCTCCTATAGCTAACGAAGAAACTATTCGAATACCTGTCACTGAAGAAAAAGTTAATGTAGGAAAGCGTACTGTAATAACAGGAGAAGTTTCAGCTCATAAACGCACCCTTGAAGAAACAGAGCATATAAATGAGACTGTTAGAAGAGAAGAAGCTAGAGTAAATACAATCGGTGATGCAGACATAATTGATACAGATAATAACGAATACTAA
- a CDS encoding YsnF/AvaK domain-containing protein produces MSNNLISTNKQMDTSNINTSEDKSNITLKLKEEQLDVVKEWITIGEVNIYRHTFSEEKNFTIPINREELIIEKKNLGSPNPKNNYTQEEIIRIPLSEEQIEFSKHKVNLEDISLYIDTLQNTQHIEETLKKEQLKIKVLGSPKISDN; encoded by the coding sequence ATGTCAAATAATTTAATAAGTACTAATAAACAAATGGATACCTCAAATATAAATACCTCTGAGGATAAATCAAACATAACTTTAAAGCTTAAAGAAGAGCAACTTGATGTTGTAAAAGAATGGATAACAATAGGAGAGGTGAATATTTATAGACACACATTCTCTGAAGAAAAAAATTTTACTATTCCTATTAATCGAGAAGAATTAATAATAGAGAAAAAAAATCTTGGATCACCTAATCCTAAAAATAACTATACCCAAGAGGAAATTATCAGAATACCACTTAGTGAAGAACAAATTGAATTTTCAAAACACAAAGTTAACTTAGAGGATATATCTCTCTATATAGATACTCTTCAAAATACACAACATATTGAAGAAACATTAAAAAAAGAACAACTAAAAATAAAAGTCTTAGGCTCACCAAAAATCTCAGATAATTGA